A window of the Lactuca sativa cultivar Salinas chromosome 5, Lsat_Salinas_v11, whole genome shotgun sequence genome harbors these coding sequences:
- the LOC111910356 gene encoding protein PHYTOCHROME-DEPENDENT LATE-FLOWERING — MTMRVSFKVSKRGCRPKPKPETPTVGDVNAPPEIPKNLSVIAATKPSVNVTEDNNDDAEISDAEISFIINLFPDGYSIGNPSENRIGHQATVQDDPKFLHPYDRTSESLFLAIERGLLPADFLDDIPCKFYKGAVVCEVRDYRNCGFEAGVNGSSADMSPLTRKLRLKMSLENVVKDIPLISDSSWTYGDLMEAEARILKALQPKLNLDPTPNLERLCKSPTSAKLNLNIPDLRRKRLRQMAGAVSGSDNQIQGKKVCMDRIPENSNSGQISDLVNLTTQNMGPNNMMTSASPSLSYQSKYQIGAGNPMFSAAGASPGQEMMNSYGDNMNPNMSGKRENQDGGQLSPMASLKRARSNPMGLDGSQQQQITGSHMDGFNVPESQWKNSIMQQQQQQGRGIQLPNNPGIQKYPQPMFDGGFNQDPFTMGQPGMRYNLKQEPLESDKPKYEMPPQQFARSSFPPTQWNNLGNSLDNSRKEENFQRRKTVQSPRVSSGTLPQSPLSSKSGEFSSGSLGGQYGVPPTAASQREKSAVNSLPTVAGSLTSNAQMASRRSNSLPKTPAMSGVASPASVVSGPFNASSPLVGKEADKSMRDRFSKIEMLTLRYQLNNKKNKVDEYKKSTAFPTQQLNHHLFNDHNTENPKDEACKMPLSKSLAGGSMNVCKTRVLNFLQTERVLQGNGYSLVPKSRTRLILSEKRDDGSVAMHYGEMDDCDYLGAEECLPTLPNTHFADLLASQFCTLIVREGYQVEADHLQPKPTNTVRSSVEQSNNNNNNNNNNNNNNNAAGGEMQQIPESVSVNEVAKASTDNVSMSMNQSQQNMTGGRMHPPQGGMLPQSRPLQSESQPSFQQQQNQLMQQQLQRSSAMMLASNPLSHLNAMGQNSNMQQLGHMLNKATPLQIQLLQQQQQQQQQQQQQQQQQQQPQMQQRKLMMGLGNTGMGTGTGGNNMVGLQGMGNVMGRGGTPPMTGAISGMGQNPINMSQASSFSNVISQQLRNGMITPAQAAIMTTKLRMAHSRNLLGAGGGQNSNITGLPGGNRQVHPGSSNYSMLGPTMNRAANTMNPMQRTAMAPPKLMSGMNVYMNQQQQQQQQQQLNVQQQQQQQQQQQQMTQQMQQMPAQQQQQQQQESTSPLQAVLSPPQQQVGSPGMGVGQQQQASPQQMSQRTPMSPQLSSGGIHPPMTMSGGGGGGGGGQEGNCPASPQLSSQTMGSVGSITNSPMEMQAVNKSS, encoded by the exons ATGACGATGAGGGTTTCTTTCAAGGTTTCGAAGAGAGGTTGTCGCCCCAAACCTAAACCTGAAACGCCTACAGTTGGCGACGTCAACGCTCCTCCTGAAATTCCCAAAAACCTGTCAGTTATTGCTGCTACAAAACCATCG GTTAATGTCACTGAGGATAACAATGACGATGCTGAAATTTCAG ATGCAGAAATTTCTTTCATCATAAACCTCTTCCCAGATGGATATTCAATTGGAAACCCCTCTGAG AACCGTATTGGGCATCAAGCCACTGTACAAGATGATCCAAAATTTTTGCACCCATATGATCGCACATCAGAAAGCCTATTCTTG GCTATAGAGCGTGGCCTGTTACCTGCAGATTTCTTGGATGATATACCATGCAAGTTTTATAAAGGAGCAGTTGTATGTGAG GTGCGTGATTACAGGAATTGTGGTTTTGAAGCAGGAGTTAATGGTTCGTCTGCAGACATGTCTCCTTTAACTAGAAAACTACGCCTTAAAATGTCATTGGAGAATGTTGTGAAGGACATTCCTTTAATTTCTGATAGTTCTTGGACTTATGGTGATTTAATGGAAGCCGAAGCACGTATACTAAAAGCCTTACAACCAAAGCTGAATCTTGATCCGACTCCTAACCTAGAAAGACTCTGTAAAAGTCCAACTTCTGCAAAG CTGAACTTGAATATACCGGATCTTCGAAGAAAGAGATTGAGACAGATGGCAGGAGCTGTTTCTGGATCTGACAACCAAATCCAAGGAAAGAAGGTCTGCATGGACAGAATCCCAGAAAACTCAAATTCTGGACAAATATCTGATCTTGTGAATCTGACTACCCAAAACATGGGTCCAAACAATATGATGACATCAGCATCTCCTTCATTGTCGTATCAATCAAAATATCAAATTGGTGCTGGAAATCCTATGTTCAGTGCAGCAGGAGCTTCTCCTGGGCAGGAGATGATGAATTCATATGGGGACAATATGAATCCAAATATGTCTGGGAAGAGGGAAAACCAAGATGGTGGACAGCTGTCCCCTATGGCTAGTTTGAAAAGAGCTAGGTCAAATCCCATGGGTCTTGATGGTAGTCAACAGCAACAGATAACCGGATCACACATGGATGGATTCAATGTTCCAGAATCCCAGTGGAAAAATTCAatcatgcaacaacaacaacaacaagggaGAGGGATTCAGTTACCTAATAACCCTGGAATCCAAAAGTATCCGCAACCAATGTTTGATGGAGGGTTCAATCAGGACCCGTTTACAATGGGTCAGCCTGGAATGAGATACAATCTGAAACAAGAACCACTTGAGTCTGATAAACCCAAGTATGAGATGCCTCCTCAACAGTTTGCAAGATCAAGTTTCCCACCAACTCAATGGAACAATCTTGGAAATTCACTTGATAATTCAAGAAAGGAAGAAAATTTCCAAAGAAGAAAAACCGTTCAAAGTCCACGTGTTTCTTCCGGAACTTTACCTCAATCTCCCCTGTCATCAAAATCAGGGGAATTTTCAAGTGGGTCTCTGGGTGGCCAGTATGGTGTACCTCCAACAGCAGCTTCACAAAGAGAAAAATCAGCAGTTAACTCACTTCCTACAGTGGCAGGATCTTTGACCTCTAATGCTCAAATGGCATCCAGGAGGTCAAACTCCCTCCCTAAAACCCCTGCCATGAGTGGGGTTGCATCTCCTGCTAGTGTTGTGAGTGGGCCCTTTAATGCCTCCAGTCCTCTTGTTGGAAAGGAAGCTGATAAAAGCATGCGTGATCGATTCTCCAAAATTGAAATGTTGACTCTCAGATATCAACTCAATAACAAAAAGAATAAGGTTGATGAGTACAAAAAGTCAACTGCTTTTCCCACTCAACAACTCAATCATCACTTATTCAATGATCACAATACTGAGAATCCCAAAGATGAAGCCTGTAAAATGCCTCTGTCTAAATCACTTGCTGGAGGGAGCATGAATGTTTGCAAGACTAGGGTTTTGAACTTTCTCCAGACTGAACGTGTACTTCAAG GAAATGGATATTCACTAGTGCCAAAGTCAAGAACCAGATTGATTTTGTCAGAGAAACGTGATGATGGCAGTGTAGCAATGCATTATGGTGAAATGGATGATTGTGATTATTTGGGAGCAGAAGAATGTCTTCCTACTCTTCCAAATACT CATTTTGCAGACTTGCTTGCATCCCAATTCTGCACGCTG ATAGTGCGTGAAGGTTATCAAGTGGAAGCCGATCATTTACAACCAAAACCAACAAACACTGTTCGATCATCCGTTGAAcaatctaataataataataataataataataataataataataataataatgcagCAGGTGGTGAAATGCAACAAATCCCGGAATCAGTTTCCGTTAATGAAGTTGCAAAAGCATCAACAGATAACGTGTCAATGTCAATGAACCAATCACAACAGAACATGACAGGTGGCAGGATGCACCCTCCTCAAGGTGGAATGTTGCCACAATCAAGACCTCTTCAATCGGAATCACAACCCTCTTTCCAACAACAACAGAATCAGCTAATGCAACAGCAGTTACAAAGATCATCTGCCATGATGCTTGCATCAAATCCATTATCACATTTAAACGCAATGGGACAGAATTCAAACATGCAACAGTTAGGTCACATGCTTAACAAAGCAACACCACTCCAAATTCAGCTTCTacagcaacaacaacagcaacagcaacagcaacaacagcagcaacaacaacaacaacagcctcAGATGCAGCAAAGGAAGCTGATGATGGGACTTGGAAACACCGGAATGGGAACGGGAACGGGCGGAAACAACATGGTGGGGCTTCAAGGGATGGGGAATGTGATGGGTCGTGGTGGGACCCCGCCAATGACAGGGGCAATTTCGGGAATGGGACAAAACCCGATTAATATGAGTCAGGCTTCAAGTTTTAGTAATGTGATTAGTCAGCAACTTCGGAATGGAATGATAACGCCCGCTCAGGCTGCCATCATGACAACGAAGCTGAGAATGGCACATAGTAGGAACCTGTTGGGTGCGGGTGGAGGGCAAAATAGTAATATCACTGGATTGCCTGGTGGGAACCGACAGGTCCATCCAGGGTCGAGTAACTACTCGATGCTGGGTCCCACTATGAACCGTGCTGCTAACACCATGAACCCGATGCAACGAACCGCTATGGCCCCACCAAAGCTGATGTCAGGGATGAATGTGTACATGAATCAACAACAgcagcaacagcaacaacaacagttGAATGTTcaacaacagcaacagcaacagcaacagcaacaacaaATGACGCAACAGATGCAGCAAATGCCAGCTCAgcaacagcagcagcagcagcaagaGTCAACATCGCCGTTACAGGCGGTACTTTCGCCACCTCAGCAGCAAGTGGGGTCACCAGGGATGGGAGTGGGACAGCAGCAACAGGCGAGTCCACAGCAGATGAGTCAGCGGACTCCGATGAGTCCACAGCTGAGTTCAGGTGGGATCCACCCTCCAATGACAATgagtggaggtggaggtggaggtggaggtggtcaGGAGGGTAATTGTCCTGCAAGCCCACAGTTGAGCTCACAGACAATGGGGTCTGTTGGTAGTATCACTAATTCACCAATGGAGATGCAGGCTGTCAACAAGAGTAGCTAA
- the LOC111910358 gene encoding peroxisomal (S)-2-hydroxyacid oxidase GLO4 isoform X1: MAMGEEEPVNLNEYQQLARQALPKMYYDYFTGGSEDQHTLRENTAAFKRITFRPRILVDVSKIDMSTTILGYKTSAPIMIAPTAMHKLAHPQGEALTARAAGACNVIMGLSFMSMCTIEEVASSCNAVRFFQLYIYKRREISALMVKRAEANGFKAILLTVDTPKLGRREADIKNKMIAPGLKNFEGLLSTKVEDASEITNLFILLFWDEGSNLEVLAARSLDPSFSWKDIAWLRSITKLPILIKGVLTREDAIKAMEVGVEGIIVSNHGARQLDFVPAAIDALEEVVLAVKGRIPVLFDGGIRRGTDVFKALALGAQAVMIGRPVIYGLAAKGEYGVRRVIEMLKDELELTMALSGCPTLTHITRNHVRTELDHRHCRL, encoded by the exons ATGGCCATGGGTGAGGAGGAACCAGTTAATCTGAATGAATATCAACAACTGGCAAGACAAGCGCTTCCAAAGATGTATTACGACTACTTTACTGGGGGATCCGAGGATCAACACACACTCAGAGAAAATACCGCAGCATTTAAGCGGATCAC TTTTCGGCCAAGAATTCTTGTGGACGTGAGCAAAATAGATATGTCAACCACCATATTAGGTTACAAAACTTCAGCACCCATTATGATTGCCCCAACAGCTATGCATAAATTAGCACATCCTCAAG GAGAAGCCTTGACAGCAAGAGCAGCGGGAGCATGTAATGTCATAATG GGGTTATCTTTCATGTCTATGTGCACAATTGAGGAGGTTGCTTCTAGTTGCAATGCTGTTCGATTCTTTCAGTTATAT ATTTACAAGAGACGCGAGATATCTGCTTTGATGGTGAAAAGAGCGGAAGCAAATGGATTCAAGGCTATTCTTCTTACTGTTGATACTCCTAAACTTGGTCGTAGGGAAGCAGACATAAAAAACAA AATGATTGCACCCGGGTTGAAGAATTTTGAAGGTCTTTTGTCAACCAAAGTAGAAGATGCAAGTGAAATCACTAATctttttattcttcttttttgg GATGAAGGTTCAAATCTTGAAGTTTTGGCAGCCAGGAGCCTTGACCCTTCTTTTTCTTGGAAG GACATTGCTTGGTTAAGGTCGATTACAAAATTGCCAATTTTGATAAAAGGTGTATTGACCCGTGAAGATG CAATTAAAGCTATGGAAGTAGGAGTTGAAGGAATCATAGTCTCGAATCATGGTGCTCGCCAGCTAGATTTTGTTCCAGCCGCCATTGATGCTCTGGAAGAG GTGGTCCTTGCAGTTAAAGGACGAATACCAGTGCTGTTTGATGGAGGAATAAGGCGAGGAACAGATGTATTCAAGGCTTTAGCTCTTGGTGCACAGGCTGTTATG ATTGGGCGTCCAGTTATTTATGGGTTAGCAGCAAAGGGGGAGTATGGAGTAAGAAGAGTGATTGAGATGTTGAAGGATGAACTTGAGTTGACAATGGCTCTTTCTGGGTGTCCCACTCTTACTCATATTACCAGGAACCATGTCAGAACAGAGCTTGATCATCGCCATTGTAGACTTTAG
- the LOC111910358 gene encoding peroxisomal (S)-2-hydroxyacid oxidase GLO4 isoform X2 has protein sequence MAMGEEEPVNLNEYQQLARQALPKMYYDYFTGGSEDQHTLRENTAAFKRITFRPRILVDVSKIDMSTTILGYKTSAPIMIAPTAMHKLAHPQGEALTARAAGACNVIMGLSFMSMCTIEEVASSCNAVRFFQLYIYKRREISALMVKRAEANGFKAILLTVDTPKLGRREADIKNKMIAPGLKNFEGLLSTKVEDDEGSNLEVLAARSLDPSFSWKDIAWLRSITKLPILIKGVLTREDAIKAMEVGVEGIIVSNHGARQLDFVPAAIDALEEVVLAVKGRIPVLFDGGIRRGTDVFKALALGAQAVMIGRPVIYGLAAKGEYGVRRVIEMLKDELELTMALSGCPTLTHITRNHVRTELDHRHCRL, from the exons ATGGCCATGGGTGAGGAGGAACCAGTTAATCTGAATGAATATCAACAACTGGCAAGACAAGCGCTTCCAAAGATGTATTACGACTACTTTACTGGGGGATCCGAGGATCAACACACACTCAGAGAAAATACCGCAGCATTTAAGCGGATCAC TTTTCGGCCAAGAATTCTTGTGGACGTGAGCAAAATAGATATGTCAACCACCATATTAGGTTACAAAACTTCAGCACCCATTATGATTGCCCCAACAGCTATGCATAAATTAGCACATCCTCAAG GAGAAGCCTTGACAGCAAGAGCAGCGGGAGCATGTAATGTCATAATG GGGTTATCTTTCATGTCTATGTGCACAATTGAGGAGGTTGCTTCTAGTTGCAATGCTGTTCGATTCTTTCAGTTATAT ATTTACAAGAGACGCGAGATATCTGCTTTGATGGTGAAAAGAGCGGAAGCAAATGGATTCAAGGCTATTCTTCTTACTGTTGATACTCCTAAACTTGGTCGTAGGGAAGCAGACATAAAAAACAA AATGATTGCACCCGGGTTGAAGAATTTTGAAGGTCTTTTGTCAACCAAAGTAGAAGAT GATGAAGGTTCAAATCTTGAAGTTTTGGCAGCCAGGAGCCTTGACCCTTCTTTTTCTTGGAAG GACATTGCTTGGTTAAGGTCGATTACAAAATTGCCAATTTTGATAAAAGGTGTATTGACCCGTGAAGATG CAATTAAAGCTATGGAAGTAGGAGTTGAAGGAATCATAGTCTCGAATCATGGTGCTCGCCAGCTAGATTTTGTTCCAGCCGCCATTGATGCTCTGGAAGAG GTGGTCCTTGCAGTTAAAGGACGAATACCAGTGCTGTTTGATGGAGGAATAAGGCGAGGAACAGATGTATTCAAGGCTTTAGCTCTTGGTGCACAGGCTGTTATG ATTGGGCGTCCAGTTATTTATGGGTTAGCAGCAAAGGGGGAGTATGGAGTAAGAAGAGTGATTGAGATGTTGAAGGATGAACTTGAGTTGACAATGGCTCTTTCTGGGTGTCCCACTCTTACTCATATTACCAGGAACCATGTCAGAACAGAGCTTGATCATCGCCATTGTAGACTTTAG
- the LOC111910357 gene encoding peroxisomal (S)-2-hydroxyacid oxidase GLO4, whose translation MAMGEEEPVNLNEYQQLARQALPKMYYDYFTGGSEDQHALRENTEAFKRITFRPRILVDVSKIDMSTTILGYKTSAPIMIAPTAMHKLAHPQGEVLTAKAAGACNVIMGLSFMSTCTIEEVASSCNAVRFFQLYVYKRREISALMVKRAEANGFKAILLTADTPKLGRREADIKNKMIAPQLKNFEGLVSTKVEDDEGSNLEAFAARSFDPSFSWKDIAWLRSITKLPILIKGVLTREDAIKAMEVGVEGIIVSNHGARQLDYVPATIDALEEVVLAVKGRKPVIFDGGIRRGTDVFKALALGAQAVMIGRPVVYGLAAKGEYGVRRVIEMLKDELELTMALSGCPTLTHITRNHVRTELDHRHCRL comes from the exons ATGGCCATGGGTGAGGAGGAACCAGTTAATCTGAACGAATATCAACAACTGGCAAGACAAGCGCTTCCAAAGATGTATTACGACTACTTTACTGGGGGATCAGAGGATCAACACGCACTCAGAGAAAACACCGAAGCATTTAAGCGGATCAC TTTTCGGCCAAGAATTCTTGTGGACGTGAGCAAAATAGATATGTCAACCACCATATTAGGTTACAAAACTTCAGCACCCATTATGATTGCCCCAACAGCTATGCATAAATTAGCACATCCTCAAG GAGAGGTCTTGACAGCAAAAGCAGCAGGAGCTTGTAATGTCATAATG GGGTTATCTTTCATGTCTACGTGCACAATTGAAGAGGTTGCTTCTAGTTGCAATGCTGTTCGATTCTTTCAGTTATAT GTTTACAAGAGACGCGAGATATCTGCTTTGATGGTGAAAAGAGCAGAAGCAAATGGATTCAAGGCTATTCTTCTTACTGCTGATACTCCTAAACTTGGTCGTAGGGAAGCAGACATAAAAAACAA AATGATTGCACCCCAGTTGAAGAATTTTGAAGGTCTTGTGTCAACCAAAGTAGAAGAT GATGAAGGTTCAAATCTTGAAGCTTTTGCAGCCAGGAGCTTCGACCCTTCTTTTTCTTGGAAG GACATTGCTTGGTTAAGGTCGATTACAAAATTGCCAATTTTGATAAAGGGTGTATTGACCCGTGAAGATG CCATTAAAGCTATGGAAGTAGGAGTTGAAGGAATCATAGTCTCGAATCATGGTGCTCGCCAGCTAGATTATGTTCCAGCCACCATTGATGCTTTAGAAGAG GTGGTTCTTGCAGTTAAAGGACGAAAACCAGTGATCTTTGATGGAGGAATAAGGCGAGGAACAGATGTATTCAAGGCTTTAGCTCTTGGTGCACAGGCTGTTATG ATAGGGCGTCCAGTTGTATATGGGTTAGCAGCAAAGGGGGAGTATGGAGTAAGAAGAGTGATTGAAATGTTGAAAGATGAACTTGAGTTGACCATGGCTCTTTCTGGGTGTCCCACTCTTACTCATATTACCAGGAACCATGTCAGAACAGAGCTTGATCATCGCCATTGTAGACTTTAG
- the LOC111910360 gene encoding 25.3 kDa vesicle transport protein isoform X1: protein MVKLTMIARVTDGLPLAEGLDDGRDMQDAEFYKQQVKALFKNLSRGHNEASRMSVETGPYIFHYIIEGRVCYLTMCDRSYPKKLAFQYLEDLKNEFERSYANQIETAARPYAFIKFDTFIQRTKKLYQDTRTQRNISKLNDELYEVHQIMTRNVQEVLGVGEKLDQVSQMSSRLTSESRIYAEKARDLNRQALIKKYAPFAIVVGVVIILFWAKNKIW, encoded by the exons ATGGTGAAGCTGACAATGATTGCTCGTGTGACAGATGGGCTTCCACTAGCTGAAGGACTTGATGATGGGCGTGATATGCAAGATGCAGAGTTTTACAAACAGCAAGTTAAAGCTTTGTTCAAGAACCTTTCAAGAGGACACAATGAAGCCTCTCGGATGTCTGTTGAAACTGGCCCTTACATTTTCCA CTATATTATTGAAGGGCGAGTATGTTATTTGACAATGTGTGATCGTTCTTACCCAAAGAAGCTGGCTTTCCAATACCTTGAAGATCTCAAGAATGAATTTGAGCGTAGCTATGCCAATCAAATCGAAACTGCAGCAAGACCTTACGCTTTTATAAAATttg ATACATTTATACAGAGGACCAAGAAATTGTACCAGGACACCAGAACTCAAAGGAATATTTCAAAGCTGAATGATGAACTTTATGAAGTACACCAGATCATGACACGTAATGTTCAGGAAGTTCTTGGTGTTGGTGAAAAATTGGacc aggTGAGTCAAATGTCGAGCCGATTAACCTCAGAATCTCGGATCTATGCTGAGAAAGCAAGAGATTTAAATCGACAG GCATTGATCAAGAAATATGCTCCTTTTGCAATTGTGGTTGGGGTGGTTATTATACTCTTCTGGGCCAAAAACAAGATATGGTGA
- the LOC111910360 gene encoding 25.3 kDa vesicle transport protein isoform X2, with protein sequence MQDAEFYKQQVKALFKNLSRGHNEASRMSVETGPYIFHYIIEGRVCYLTMCDRSYPKKLAFQYLEDLKNEFERSYANQIETAARPYAFIKFDTFIQRTKKLYQDTRTQRNISKLNDELYEVHQIMTRNVQEVLGVGEKLDQVSQMSSRLTSESRIYAEKARDLNRQALIKKYAPFAIVVGVVIILFWAKNKIW encoded by the exons ATGCAAGATGCAGAGTTTTACAAACAGCAAGTTAAAGCTTTGTTCAAGAACCTTTCAAGAGGACACAATGAAGCCTCTCGGATGTCTGTTGAAACTGGCCCTTACATTTTCCA CTATATTATTGAAGGGCGAGTATGTTATTTGACAATGTGTGATCGTTCTTACCCAAAGAAGCTGGCTTTCCAATACCTTGAAGATCTCAAGAATGAATTTGAGCGTAGCTATGCCAATCAAATCGAAACTGCAGCAAGACCTTACGCTTTTATAAAATttg ATACATTTATACAGAGGACCAAGAAATTGTACCAGGACACCAGAACTCAAAGGAATATTTCAAAGCTGAATGATGAACTTTATGAAGTACACCAGATCATGACACGTAATGTTCAGGAAGTTCTTGGTGTTGGTGAAAAATTGGacc aggTGAGTCAAATGTCGAGCCGATTAACCTCAGAATCTCGGATCTATGCTGAGAAAGCAAGAGATTTAAATCGACAG GCATTGATCAAGAAATATGCTCCTTTTGCAATTGTGGTTGGGGTGGTTATTATACTCTTCTGGGCCAAAAACAAGATATGGTGA